In a genomic window of Pangasianodon hypophthalmus isolate fPanHyp1 chromosome 1, fPanHyp1.pri, whole genome shotgun sequence:
- the LOC128316976 gene encoding apolipoprotein A-IV-like encodes MRVFLMLAIVAFTGCQAKQPTDAFWDYVAEATRTAEDTLKKIRESQLGQEVTARITEGANVASQYAVTLQKQVNPLAQDIMTKITKEAEVLKERLEQDLTTVRDKLEPYADDLKTQIQQRVEELRVAMAPYTESFDSEALKTTVLQKTEELRGSLEEKVKELQSQLEPYTEDLRQKVDQHLQEFQKTVAPLTEDLQAKVAERATLVQQSLAPYAEDLREKLDPYAQNLKDQLTSLYESFTKTS; translated from the exons ATGAGGGTTTTCCTGATGCTTGCCATTGTGGCATTTACAG GTTGCCAAGCTAAGCAACCGACTGATGCTTTCTGGGACTATGTTGCCGAGGCAACACGCACTGCTGAGGACACTCTCAAAAAGATTAGAGAGTCTCAACTGGGACAGGAAGTCAC tGCTAGAATTACAGAAGGGGCTAATGTTGCCAGTCAGTATGCTGTCACTCTCCAGAAACAAGTGAACCCTCTGGCACAGGACATCATGACCAAAATCACCAAGGAGGCTGAAGTTCTGAAGGAGCGTCTTGAGCAGGACCTGACCACTGTGAGAGACAAACTGGAGCCCTATGCTGATGATCTGAAGACCCAAATTCAGCAGAGAGTGGAGGAGCTGAGAGTAGCTATGGCTCCCTACACTGAGTCCTTTGACTCTGAAGCTCTGAAAACTACCGTGCTGCAGAAGACAGAGGAGCTCAGGGGAAGTCTGGAGGAGAAAGTGAAGGAGCTGCAGTCCCAGCTGGAGCCCTACACTGAAGATCTCAGACAGAAAGTAGATCAGCACCTGCAGGAATTTCAGAAGACCGTGGCCCCTCTGACTGAGGATCTTCAGGCCAAGGTTGCTGAGAGAGCCACTTTGGTTCAGCAGAGTCTGGCTCCCTATGCTGAGGACCTGAGAGAGAAACTGGACCCCTACGCCCAAAACCTGAAGGACCAGCTCACCTCCCTTTATGAGTCCTTTACCAAGACCAGCTAA